The following are encoded in a window of Candidatus Palauibacter scopulicola genomic DNA:
- a CDS encoding AtpZ/AtpI family protein — MPNPHPGSTKRPELEKPEGHAGRLQAKAAGTELASLGIAMGLAITLLAVGGNWLDDRLGTAPLFVLLGVFVGFAGGCYSMYGRLAARRESSSADETDRETDRGR, encoded by the coding sequence ATGCCGAATCCGCATCCCGGTTCGACGAAGCGGCCTGAACTCGAGAAACCCGAGGGGCATGCCGGCCGCCTGCAGGCAAAGGCGGCGGGCACGGAACTCGCGAGTCTCGGCATCGCGATGGGTCTTGCGATCACGCTCCTCGCGGTCGGCGGCAACTGGCTCGACGACCGTCTCGGGACAGCACCGCTCTTCGTCCTCCTCGGCGTGTTCGTGGGGTTCGCGGGGGGTTGCTACAGCATGTACGGTCGGCTGGCGGCACGGCGCGAAAGCTCCTCGGCCGATGAGACCGACCGGGAGACGGACCGCGGGAGGTGA